The following coding sequences lie in one Populus trichocarpa isolate Nisqually-1 chromosome 14, P.trichocarpa_v4.1, whole genome shotgun sequence genomic window:
- the LOC7456020 gene encoding protein transport protein SFT2: MQKTAQSWFTGGPTFNDQKSSSSSSPSLLSDWNAYAASQESDSSAPVFDLEAAVRTTSDKVSGTFNVVSKGVRDLPGSFQSSTINVPSGQSFVYFGILLAAGVFFVFIAFTMFLPVMVLVPQKFAICFTIGCALIVASFFALKGPKNQLAHMISKERLPFTLGFISTMVGTVYVSMVLHSYILSVLFSVLQVLALSYYAISYFPGGSTGLKFLSSTLTASILRCFGR; encoded by the exons atgcaGAAAACGGCACAATCGTGGTTCACGGGAGGCCCAACCTTCAACGACCAaaaatcctcctcctcctcttccccGTCTTTGCTATCAGATTGGAACGCTTACGCCGCTTCTCAGGAATCCGATTCCTCCGCTCCAGTTTTCGATCTCGAAGCCGCAGTCCGTACCACCAGCGACAAAGTATCCGGCACCTTCAACGT aGTTTCGAAAGGAGTCAGGGATTTACCCGGGAGTTTTCAGTCTTCCACTATCAATGTTCCTTCTGGACAATCTTTCGTGTACTTTGGTATACTACTTGCTGCTGGAGTGTTCTTTGTCTTTATTGCATTCACCATGTTCCTTCCTGTCATGGTGTTGGTGCCTCAGAAATTCGCAATCTGCTTTACTATTGGTTGTGCCTTAATCGTTGCTTCATTCTTTGCACTCAAAGGCCCTAAGAATCAGCTTGCCCACATGATTTCTAAAgag AGGCTCCCTTTCACTTTGGGATTTATCAGTACCATGGTAGGAACTGTATATGTTTCTATGGTGCTTCACAGTTACATCCTTTCTGTGCTCTTCTCCGTGTTACAG GTCCTCGCTCTATCGTATTATGCCATTTCTTATTTCCCTGGAGGATCTACTGGGCTGAAGTTTCTTTCTTCAACTCTTACCGCATCAATACTGAGATGTTTCGGAAGGTGA
- the LOC7469345 gene encoding uncharacterized membrane protein At3g27390 isoform X2 → MKVPVGFLATLWSFFSFLPFFFFLLILGLAKAAIIGPIALGIIVIGNSAVIIGLWIAHFLYTYYCVARTKRLGFVLKIAVLLLLPVPLVLWPVIGIGGSLLGGIGYGFFAPLLATFEAVGENVKDKFYHCFADGCLPTIKGTCTVVCDFTDFCFHSYFSYMDELCEKVPPEEKPMDVKLAKLPSCLLVILIAVPVDVLLITAVALWKSPYMLFRGWKRLLEDLIGREGPFLETEDSLLKGLGYILALVSLFDEYVNDFLYLREGSCLPRPRYRKNANPKPGEDNSLKTRRENSLNAQLISQKSRTLKWEIQQYKAVQVWDWLFKACEVNGRILLRDGLINIQEIEECLVKGNCKKLSIKLPTWSVLHCLLVSAKSDSSGLVISDDVELERNNGPREKVFEWLIEPLLIMKEQIKNLKVEENEETCLKRLVIECENKRPEEWDGTGFPSNDNVRRAQLQAIIRRLQGIVASMSRFPTFRRRFRNMLKVLYVEAIQAGASASHIGVALKSKYTGKSLIESGSGEGRNETDEVVNEAYDNGDVV, encoded by the exons ATGAAGGTTCCCGTTGGGTTTCTGGCTACCCTTTGGagcttcttctccttcttgcccttcttcttcttcctcctcatcCTTGGCCTTGCCAAAG CTGCGATAATTGGTCCAATCGCCCTGGGAATTATTGTGATCGGTAATTCAGCTGTGATCATTGGTCTTTGGATTGCTCATTTCCTGTACACTTACTATTGTGTGGCAAG AACCAAGAGGCTCGGTTTTGTCCTGAAGATTGCGGTGCTTTTGCTGTTGCCTGTGCCCTTGGTCCTCTGGCCAGTCATTGGAATTGGCGGAAGCCTTTTGGGTGGCATTGGATACGGGTTTTTTGCTCCTCTTCTTGCAACTTTTGAGGCTGTCGGGGAGAATGTCAAGGACAAATTCTACCACTGTTTTGCT GATGGTTGCTTGCCCACTATCAAAGGTACCTGCACAGTAGTGTGCGATTTTACAGATTTTTGCTTCCATTCTTACTTCTCTTACATGGATGAACTATGTGAGAAGGTCCCTCCAGAAGAGAAGCCGATGGATGTGAA GCTAGCAAAACTGCCAAGTTGCTTGTTGGTGATTCTGATCGCCGTGCCAGTTGATGTGCTTCTGATAACAGCTGTTGCTCTGTGGAAAAGCCCATACATGCTGTTTCGAGGATGGAAAAGGCTATTGGAAGATTTGATTGGTAGAGAAGGGCCATTCTTGGAGACG GAAGACTCCCTCCTGAAGGGGCTTGGCTACATCTTGGCTTTGGTTTCATTATTTGACGAGTATGTGAATGATTTTCTCTACTTGAGGGAAGGATCATGCTTGCCAAG GCCTAGGTACCGTAAGAATGCAAATCCTAAGCCGGGAGAGGACAACAGCTTGAAGACTAGAAGAGAAAACTCGCTCAATGCGCAACTCATCTCGCAAAAGTCAAGAACACTGAAGTGGGAAATCCAGCAATACAAAGCAGTGCAG GTTTGGGATTGGTTATTCAAAGCTTGTGAGGTAAATGGTAGGATACTGCTTCGTGATGGCCTGATAAATATCCAGGAAATTGAAGAATGCCTTGTTAAGGGTAATTGTAAGAAGCTGAGCATCAAATTACCTACTTGGTCCGTACTACATTGTCTGCTTGTATCTGCGAAGTCTGACTCATCTGGGCTGGTGATCT CTGATGATGTAGAGTTGGAAAGAAACAATGGACCAAGGGAGAAGGTGTTTGAGTGGTTAATCGAACCGTTATTGATTATGAAAGAGCAAATAAAGAATCTGAAAgtagaagaaaatgaagaaacctGTCTGAAAAGGCTGGTTATTGAGTGCGAAAACAAGAGGCCCGAGGAGTGGGATGGAACTGGATTTCCATCCAATGACAATGTCAGAAGGGCACAGCTGCAAGCCATTATCAGAAg ATTGCAAGGGATTGTAGCTTCCATGTCCCGGTTTCCGACCTTCCGGCGTCGCTTTAGGAACATGCTGAAGGTTTTGTATGTAGAGGCAATTCAGGCTGGTGCTTCAGCCAGTCATATTGGAGTAGCATTAAAATCCAAATACACTGGCAAGAGCTTGATTGAATCTGGGAGTGGAGAAGGTAGAAATGAAACTGATGAGGTAGTTAATGAGGCATATGATAACGGGGATGTAGTATGA
- the LOC7469345 gene encoding uncharacterized membrane protein At3g27390 isoform X1, producing the protein MKVPVGFLATLWSFFSFLPFFFFLLILGLAKAAIIGPIALGIIVIGNSAVIIGLWIAHFLYTYYCVARTKRLGFVLKIAVLLLLPVPLVLWPVIGIGGSLLGGIGYGFFAPLLATFEAVGENVKDKFYHCFADGCLPTIKGTCTVVCDFTDFCFHSYFSYMDELCEKVPPEEKPMDVKLAKLPSCLLVILIAVPVDVLLITAVALWKSPYMLFRGWKRLLEDLIGREGPFLETVCVPFAGLAIILWPLAVLGAVIGAIISSFFLALYSGVIVHQEDSLLKGLGYILALVSLFDEYVNDFLYLREGSCLPRPRYRKNANPKPGEDNSLKTRRENSLNAQLISQKSRTLKWEIQQYKAVQVWDWLFKACEVNGRILLRDGLINIQEIEECLVKGNCKKLSIKLPTWSVLHCLLVSAKSDSSGLVISDDVELERNNGPREKVFEWLIEPLLIMKEQIKNLKVEENEETCLKRLVIECENKRPEEWDGTGFPSNDNVRRAQLQAIIRRLQGIVASMSRFPTFRRRFRNMLKVLYVEAIQAGASASHIGVALKSKYTGKSLIESGSGEGRNETDEVVNEAYDNGDVV; encoded by the exons ATGAAGGTTCCCGTTGGGTTTCTGGCTACCCTTTGGagcttcttctccttcttgcccttcttcttcttcctcctcatcCTTGGCCTTGCCAAAG CTGCGATAATTGGTCCAATCGCCCTGGGAATTATTGTGATCGGTAATTCAGCTGTGATCATTGGTCTTTGGATTGCTCATTTCCTGTACACTTACTATTGTGTGGCAAG AACCAAGAGGCTCGGTTTTGTCCTGAAGATTGCGGTGCTTTTGCTGTTGCCTGTGCCCTTGGTCCTCTGGCCAGTCATTGGAATTGGCGGAAGCCTTTTGGGTGGCATTGGATACGGGTTTTTTGCTCCTCTTCTTGCAACTTTTGAGGCTGTCGGGGAGAATGTCAAGGACAAATTCTACCACTGTTTTGCT GATGGTTGCTTGCCCACTATCAAAGGTACCTGCACAGTAGTGTGCGATTTTACAGATTTTTGCTTCCATTCTTACTTCTCTTACATGGATGAACTATGTGAGAAGGTCCCTCCAGAAGAGAAGCCGATGGATGTGAA GCTAGCAAAACTGCCAAGTTGCTTGTTGGTGATTCTGATCGCCGTGCCAGTTGATGTGCTTCTGATAACAGCTGTTGCTCTGTGGAAAAGCCCATACATGCTGTTTCGAGGATGGAAAAGGCTATTGGAAGATTTGATTGGTAGAGAAGGGCCATTCTTGGAGACGGTATGTGTTCCATTTGCTGGTCTGGCCATCATCTTGTGGCCTTTAGCTGTTTTAGGAGCTGTAATAGGAGCTATCATATCCAGCTTCTTCCTGGCACTTTACAGTGGAGTGATTGTCCATCAG GAAGACTCCCTCCTGAAGGGGCTTGGCTACATCTTGGCTTTGGTTTCATTATTTGACGAGTATGTGAATGATTTTCTCTACTTGAGGGAAGGATCATGCTTGCCAAG GCCTAGGTACCGTAAGAATGCAAATCCTAAGCCGGGAGAGGACAACAGCTTGAAGACTAGAAGAGAAAACTCGCTCAATGCGCAACTCATCTCGCAAAAGTCAAGAACACTGAAGTGGGAAATCCAGCAATACAAAGCAGTGCAG GTTTGGGATTGGTTATTCAAAGCTTGTGAGGTAAATGGTAGGATACTGCTTCGTGATGGCCTGATAAATATCCAGGAAATTGAAGAATGCCTTGTTAAGGGTAATTGTAAGAAGCTGAGCATCAAATTACCTACTTGGTCCGTACTACATTGTCTGCTTGTATCTGCGAAGTCTGACTCATCTGGGCTGGTGATCT CTGATGATGTAGAGTTGGAAAGAAACAATGGACCAAGGGAGAAGGTGTTTGAGTGGTTAATCGAACCGTTATTGATTATGAAAGAGCAAATAAAGAATCTGAAAgtagaagaaaatgaagaaacctGTCTGAAAAGGCTGGTTATTGAGTGCGAAAACAAGAGGCCCGAGGAGTGGGATGGAACTGGATTTCCATCCAATGACAATGTCAGAAGGGCACAGCTGCAAGCCATTATCAGAAg ATTGCAAGGGATTGTAGCTTCCATGTCCCGGTTTCCGACCTTCCGGCGTCGCTTTAGGAACATGCTGAAGGTTTTGTATGTAGAGGCAATTCAGGCTGGTGCTTCAGCCAGTCATATTGGAGTAGCATTAAAATCCAAATACACTGGCAAGAGCTTGATTGAATCTGGGAGTGGAGAAGGTAGAAATGAAACTGATGAGGTAGTTAATGAGGCATATGATAACGGGGATGTAGTATGA